The genomic interval tttgtttaacaaagcgcattttttccaataaaggcggcgtgtacagtctatctgtcaaaaaacaatggcggcgcccagagagcggcctaaaaaactgcaaagcgtgcaaaaacacgcttttaacatattgtacgcaaagtgagccgaagttgaatgttaagaaagacattatagaaaagatcttatacgatgttgtatgttcagttgccgaaacagtcggaaaagctaaaaaaaaacgcgacacgacgggtccaaacttaaacaaaaaaaaacattgaacgagtggaagggacaattcccgtggccaatcgttgaaaagattgaagggagacccgttttaattatgaaatatgtaaaaattcatcgaaggcatgcaatctaagcacagtttgggcatatgaaggtatttgaaaaataaaattgtataatactgaatagataCTGTTGAACTCGTGtaaattaagttgctagtatgtttattttgattttttgcatgaaaataaccaatattatttatttttaggttatttagaaaagttaagaattattttccaaaacttagtagtaacgttaagaataaaatttcagagttaagaattatttttgaaaatctggtagtaacgttaagaatttcacaaaaccttatctggagctctgcagacagccagcaaaacaatatatcctttcttcttcgaagaggggcataataacgGTAATAAATGGTCTGCAGATTTGACAGAAACACGCTGCTCTGCAAACTAAAACGAATCCAAGAAGCCCACCGGTGGGTAAATATTAATGTTACAACCAAGCCAATAATTGTTCGAACTAATTTTAAAATTGTCGATTTTCGGGCTAAATTTACCATGGAAACTGTTTTGAAAAGAAAACTATTAGCCAAAAAATAACGCACTGTCACTTATTTTGAATATAATGTTTATCCATATCAAACAGTAAATAAAAAAGTAGTTTCAGAACATGAAAGGCTGACAAATCAACCAATATATTGGTCAAAACACCATTAAACAGACCAACTTACCATTAATAGGTCAAACCAACCAACAAATGGACCGATAAACCTACATACGCACTAACATGGTGCCTCCACTATGCACATATTAAAACCGCTGTCTTTGTTATGTGTGTTCTTTAACAAATGTAAACCTATTATTCTCACCAGCATCATGTTATTGTCGTCTGGCATGAGACTTTTCTCTACGATGGATCGTTTGGCCTTTGATCCCTCAATGGGTGTGGTCTCGGCAATCATTTTCTTTGTTGACGGTTCCCACGTGGCCTTCACCTACAAACCCCGTGGAAATGGCGTTTAACTAACATATTGataatttttatcatgtttgctataaaAATGCTTCTCTATAATCCTTTATTAGTGgttttgatattatataaataaatttcatttaagatTTTTCGTTGAAAATagtttttcccatgggatttttagtagtgagcgttagctcacgactaatttacagagcatgttttgcaaatcagtatgtggcttagaagccttagctatgctaagaaccgtaactcactatgctaggaacgattaccgctgcctgtctgcactgcagacgacgaatgcttaggagcgtctgcatTTACtactgcagtgagtgtatttacaagcttgtaagacgacattggccagtctagtctttatcattgaaatctgtaaatATTGGCTGCAttcaggaaaaacggggcttaatgcatgtcaaataagattagcctgtgcacactgattagcctgtgcaatgtgcacaagctaatcaaggacgacaacagcaaacaacttcagtgccttcagcgctttgatttaataaaCCCATTTTGTTTTCCCATGTTTTTCCCTGTGATTTTTTCCCATATAAAAATTGGATTGTATTTCTATCAAAGAacattaaacgaaaaaaaaaatacttaaacgaTTTTTACAGTCAATAACTAAGCAATCACaaacataaacattttgtttCGAAAATTCAAAAAGTGGGGAAACATCAAATTTGAACATAAAATCCTATCGGAAACGATAAATCATATGGCAAGATGCAAATATCACATCGGAAGACCAACGTTGCTAATACATTTCGTAGTGAAACAAAGAcgcattttgagaaaaaaaatcaattattattaaatagtaAGACTTGCATTCTCAAAGCGGCAAATCTTAAAGAAAAATGAGTACTTATATTTGCgtaatttcggtttcgcaaagatGCTACCGGTTGCTTTTCGACAAGAATCTTAATTGAATTATTTTAGTTAAATATTCTGTCTTtttaaaacaaagtaaaatgtaataaccACAGATTTCAGATAAGATAAATTGCTAAACCATGTTCACACCAGATTAAAATCATATTATGACATTTGGCATTTCAAAATCTCAAATTACATTTATATTGACGTTTCAATTTTGAATAttgtatataaaaacaaacatttattattattaacgaATCTATTAAAGTTGAAAAAATACTTAGGAGAGCAAATCGTATTTGAAATTGGGTTAACATCTTccaatatacaaaacaaaatgcatatgcgTGGTTACTTGGCTAATTAGTGGAGACGCGGCTAGCTTTAGGCATAATTCTAGCTTTTACTTATGGAAGTTATAAAATTACTGGACTTAACGGGCAACTTTCACCATATTCGCGtagttaattaaaaagaaaatcatTTGTAGAATCAACGAGTGTTCATTTTCCTAGTGGAGCAATTTGCTATTGaagaactattttatatgtaaataaaagtcCAAGGTATGAGGAATAAATCATTAGTTGAAATAGAACTTGTATAACTTTTGTGTCACTTAAATTGTTCATTTCATAGGAAATACATtactaattgtttatgtttgaaacactaaacacattttgtatgaaaGGAATACACTTTTTTGCAGCTTTTAACTTCATTATTCAccacacatatttaaaataaatgcacatatgtttatcttgaaaataattATCTATTTTACTAAAAGATGGTCATAAAAATTAAtgcaatgtttcatttttttgtcCTTATACATAACGCAGAACGGAGTTTTAAGTTACTTAGACAAGATAAGAGATATTTGAACGGAAAAGAATCGTTAAGTTGTCATGAAACTGAGGAAAAGATTTGCTTACCCTGTTAGAGACCTAGATGAGACCTTGACACTATAAAGCTCTGTAATCCGAAATATGTTTAACTATTTTCTCAAACGAATAATCAGATGGGCATTTAATAGTAATGACACTCGTTCTATCGTCGGTAAGATAAATAGAGGGTAATGATTGCCGTTAAAAGCGCAACTAAATTCAAGTGGTAAAACAatagaccttgtgacctattttttgacttCATGTGGCCCTGTTTTATGTTTTGCATTCATCAATTCAATGATTTTGACTATTGAGTAGCAACAGGTTTTCTAAGGTTTGACATGGCATCTAGTTTTTAGCCTTACTTAACTCATATTTGAACGCGGCCTTTATATTGTATTGACCTATTTATCTATATTACTTCAATTTACGTTTGACCATTAAATGTTGGCAAGATGACCaattgatcaagtttcatgaagcaACTGTATCTTCGTTACGGTGGTAGCTTCGCGCTAGGGCGAGCTCATCACACACACCATTTACTTCTCTCATATCACATCTTATCAAGACTAAAAAAATCGTTTTTAACGTGTACCATAATTTTGTTATCGAATCCGTCATCGCCCTCGTACTCCTGTGAGAAGTCCATGACGGCCTCTAACGTCTTTCCTGTTTTCATGACGACCTTGACCTTGCTGTCACCCTCGCGGGTCAGCTCCATGGTCGTCTTGAACAGCAGCACGAATTTCCGGATCACGAAATTAAGTCCTGGTACAATGAAAAGTACTAACGAATAAGATAATTTACTAATCCTGTAATACAAGCTATTTATTCCTACAGGATCCGACTGATTTCATTTCATCATCATCTGGTATGTTTGATTATATACTACACAATGATTGGTAAAGACACTTcgtatattaataatttattgagCTTATACTATGAAGGTAAATTCATGCATAACAGGTAACTCTCTTTAATACGTTATCATAATGGGCAACACAAATACACGTTGGGGTTAATGTAGtaatctttaaataaaacaagagcaccgccttgcgggtgcagaccgctcatctattttctttttaaaggcgAAGGgcctctcattttcaatcacaaaggagggaggggtggagtgaagaggggtgtatagtgtgggggcgtggatatttattacattatcttccaaaaatgcggaaaaaaaaatgcaaaaaaaaatcgggggggagggggtggggggggggggattcttgggtgcgatggttggacggtatttcaaacataaaataataaaaataaatatttgtgttttaaccgtttcaaaaaaaataaaataattggcgtgcggggtgggggggggggggggtatagtgtgagggtgtggtggtcatttgtgagatgatctttaaaaaaaatatataggggggggggggtggaattcagggggggggggggaggagggctgggggggtattcttgggtgcgatggttggacggtatttcaaacataaaataataaaaataaatatttgtgttttttaaccgtttcaaaaaaaaatattggggggtgtggggtggggggtatagtatagtgtgagggtgcggtggtcatttgtgagatgatcttaaaaaaaaaaattagggggggggggaattcgtggaaggggggggggagggggggtattcttgggtgcgatggttggacggtatttcaaacataaaataataaaaataaatatttgtgttttttaaccgtttaaaaaaattggggggtggggtggggggggggggtatagtatagtgtgagggtgtggtggtcatttgtgagatgatctaaaaaaaaaatagggggaggggggattcggggggattcgggggggattcgggggggattcgggggggggattcggggggaggtatagtatagtgtgagggtgtggtggtcatttgtgagacgatcttaaaaaaaaataggggggaggggaattcgggggggggggaggggggtgggcggagtattcttgggtgcgatggttggacggtatttcaaacataaaataataaaaataaatatttgtgttttttaaccgtttcaaaaaaaaacaatttgggggggggggtggggtgggggggggtatagtatagtgtgagggtgtggtggtcatttgtgagatatcttaaaaaaaaattagcgggggggggattcggggggggggggattcggggggggggggtaggtgggagtgcacgggggatggtttgggtggagtctattgtggtatgtcaggtaagagtagttttgtcaaagtatcaatcaaatctaatcataaataaagaagttatggcgttttcatttttagcaaaatttaataatttgaccttgagattcaaggtcattcaaaggtcaaggtaaaattcgactttccaggtacagtaacctcatgatagcatgaaagtatttgaagtttgaaagcaatagccttgatactttagaagtaaagtggatcgaaacacaaaatttaaccatatattcaaagttactaagtcaaaaaagggccataattccgtaaaaatgacaaccagagttatgcaacttgtccttttactgtacccttatgatagtttgcgagtgttccaagtatgaaagcaatatctatgatactttaggggtaaagtggaccaaaacacaaaacttaacaaaattttcaattttctaagtataaagggcccataattccgtccaaatgccagtcagagttatataactttgcctgcacagtccccttatgatagttaataagtgttgcaagtatgaaagcaatagctttgatactgtaggaataaagtggatctaaacacaaaacttaaccaaattttcaattttctaagtataaaaagggcacataattctgtcaaaatgccagtcagagttacattactttgcctgcactgtcctcttatgatagttagtaagtgttgcaagtatgaaagcaatagctttgatacttaaggaataaaatggacctaaacacaaaacttaaccaaaattttcaattttctaagtataaa from Dreissena polymorpha isolate Duluth1 chromosome 1, UMN_Dpol_1.0, whole genome shotgun sequence carries:
- the LOC127865246 gene encoding uncharacterized protein LOC127865246 isoform X1; translated protein: MELTREGDSKVKVVMKTGKTLEAVMDFSQEYEGDDGFDNKIMVKATWEPSTKKMIAETTPIEGSKAKRSIVEKSLMPDDNNMMLEVMILPDDKFYASDISRRRACRNLLPI
- the LOC127865246 gene encoding uncharacterized protein LOC127865246 isoform X2, producing the protein MELTREGDSKVKVVMKTGKTLEAVMDFSQEYEGDDGFDNKIMVKATWEPSTKKMIAETTPIEGSKAKRSIVEKSLMPDDNNMMLEVVTLPDHNVTCKRYFKKESMP